The genomic region TATTCAAACTGTCAGTAAATCTGTTGGTTATGTTTACAAGTAGCCAATTGATGgtttaatttgtaaaatgtccaaaaaaaaataaataaaaaaaataaataaaaaataatgattaaataaaatcttatttgtgtgattatttttgTCCAACTGACTCTGATCTTTACTTCCACAactttttggtatttttgctcgATGTTGGCCATTAGTTTTCTTTCAGTTGACTAATAGATCACCACCAGTATTTactatgtatttattattattatttttattttataattttaaagaagaaaatgaagtgctctgtttttattttaacaatcCCTGAGAAGTTAAACAACTGTGGTTTTTCTCGGAGACAGGTATATTGTTTGTAAGTAAATTATAGTACAGCTAATTCAGCGTTTTCACTGACGTCAAGCAAACAGGTGTTCCTGCGTGCGACGTCAGCAGCGTGCTAACGTACATAGGTCCGTCTATTACACTTATTTCTTTTAATGAACAAATTTCATCTTTGTCCCCGTTTAAAATGGGAATAAATTAATCTCTCACGCACACGTTGAATATgtgttaattatttttatttttaaacgGCTGTAAAACGTCGGTGTCTCGCTGCAGCGGACACTAAACCAGCGGAACCTCTTCTTTTACGCCTGTGTTCAGTCAGGATGAAGTAGTTTCCGGGCGACAGGGTACCAGCAGTAAACATGgcggaggagctgctggaaacagTGGACAGACTTCAGTCCCGGCTTCAGGAGAACCCGGAGCCTCGAAAGGTAACCACTGAGCAGGTGGAGACGGACGGGTTTGGTCATAAGCACCGACCGTTTCCCGAAACGCTGCGGTTTGTCTCTCGAGGCCGTAATGAAGCCGCGGCCGCGACAGTATCCCGAAAGTCGAAACGGTTTTTTAAATGTTGCGTTTGCGGGCTGCGGTTGGGCTCCGATTTCTGACAATCCTTTTCACAAagctgattttatattttttacgGTTGGAAATTACACAAATactaccaccactactactGTTACAACTAGAATTActtctactgctgctgctacaactGTAACACCCTTTGCAGTGGTTGTTTTAATTATAAGTAGAGTGATTCACTGCTAGAGAAGATCACCATCCTGTACCATGTGTGACTGCTGTAAAGTTTAAAGGAtagggaaaaaagaaacaacacagaaaatgacTCATGATAATTTAACTAAAGATTATTTGGAGTGATCAGTCGATTTGTTAAATAGTTTCTTAATTATGAAATGTCTGAGATTAGTGAAAAATCTAAGTTTCCACAGCTTAAGTTGCTGCGTTCAGATTCAACCTTatgtccaaaactcaaagatggaaaaaaaaaattgctctTTCGATTAATTATGTGATCAACAGACCAACTGTTGTACTTTACACAGATTAGCATTTTGTTTAACAATTTAATCATTAATGATAAAAACTCTGTCCACTAAATGTCACAAGTTAACACAAATGTCTATAACAAGTCTACTACAAGCAGTGACTGAATAAACAGATGAACAGCAAGACAGGACCCTAAAAAAGAACCTGAAACATCTTGATTGACCCCTGCTGGCTGGAGTTGGAGTACAAGTCATAAACCCCACCCCCTTCATATTAACTGATGGGACATGGGCCAAACTAAAAAAtcttaagtacatttttttcttgaagatgttttttttggtAGTTTTATTACACTGGTGtatgtttaagtgtttttttttaatgctttaaaaaaagcaaGTTTGTCGTCATGATTGACAGTTGTCGCTCTGTGAATTGACTAATGAGTTTTGAAACATGAATTTTATCATACTGTTTATCAGTGTAATTCAATCATTAATCATACATTTGTAATCTAGTTACTGTTAAAAGTCATCACAAACGTCTACACTCCATACTGTACAGatcaaacaattaattgatcaatCGAGAAAGTAATCGGCTGATTAAttggtaatgaaaataatcttcagTTGCAGCCTTTCAATATATAGATATGTATATCAGAGTTTTTCTGTCCTATATAATGCAGTAAAATGTAACTTCTTAAGTTTACTACCATGGACTTTGATTTGGAAGTTTGAATGAGTCTCTAGTGGTCATCTTACTGTTTCGTTATTTCCAACAGTCAGTGAAAGCATCATGTGGACGTCACGATAATTAAGGGGTTTTAACTTGTTAAAACGTAGTTGTTTAACCCCGGCTTTTAGCTAATATTAACACCTGTCAGGTACAACACCTGCCCACAGAGACTCTGTTGGATACTGAAATAATAACCGTAAACACAACGCGATTAATTTTATTACGAAACTCGGGGCCAGAGTAGCCGTTAGCCGTCCAGCTAACTAACGTTAGTGCGGAAAGTAAATGACAGTTCCAGCGACTCCAGGCCGCTAATGTTAAACTGATTTCTGTTAACTGAAGGCACCACGCAGCTGTTCATCACTGCACCGGGGTTTAAcgataaaatactgaaaattaaaagCGGATAATGCTGAAATGCAACCATGTCCGACCTTCCCTTTGTTTACTTTCTCTGTGAGATGTAATGATGTAGTGAAAATAAAGCAGACATGATCTGTGTGATAGCTTTTGTTCAACATGAGCCATAATCCGATTTCCACAAATGGcgaaagaagaagagaaaaaaatggtgAAATCACAGTTCAGTGATTTGACTACAGCTCTGCCCCGTTAGGCCACGACATCATTCAATCTCCATGAAGCAGGACTGAGAGTTTAATGTGCCAGACAGACACCACTGCATGTTTAATGAAACACAGggaataaaatcaaatataagGTGAGAAAGAGCTTTTAAATTTATTCAATCAGGGAGTTTTATAAGAAAGTAAAAGGTGAGTAAATTTGTGCTCCACATCTGAGGATGTTTTCATGTAAATTATCCAGAGGAACAGGAGAACAGTGGTTGAAAATGAAACCCGTGAACAAACCTGTCATGCATAGACACAGATATGAATATTATCCACAGTCGTCATTAGGATTTGTTTATAGTAATGATATGCACTGTTTAATGAAAGTCAAGTAGACTGAGTTACGACATCAccatcttatttatttattttctgtgacttCTGTGAGAGAAGCTTAAACTGCCACTTTAATTTTTATTCCTTGTACCTAAGCACCAACGCTGCCGTGTCACTTCCTCCTTTATCACTGTGTATGTAAATTTATATCACAATATTAATATAGATGTCGTTATCTAGTCATCTGGTGTTGCATTGACCTAAATATTGCATGTAGAATAACTTTAAATGATGAagtttaaataatattttactgtgtatACATTTCAATTCTGTCAACACAGGAGCGAAATTAATGGCTacgttttgtttttctcttgtgttgCAGCTACTAAAGACCCTCAGAAGACTGGGGGAACTTCCCATGACTGTGGATATACTGGTGGTAAGTGTTAATTTGTTTATTCACGCTTCACATCCTTTTGATTTCCAAACTTGGACGTCTGccagtaaagaaaagaaaaacaaaacaaacaaacaaacaaaatgaaagcagtgCTGCTGTGGTGAAATAGTTTAAATTGCAGGTGGCTCAGATGAGCTGCTGATGCTCTTGAGCCAGGCACCTAATCTATGACTGCTGCTGTATGTAAGTCATGAGCTACCGGGGCTGAAAAGTGAAGGTTTGCTGGGAGGAAAAATGCCTCGCTAAgtcagctttttcttttcttgtcagGTGAGATTTATGGAAATTATCAGCAGAGCCTGAACACGtctctgaccaatcagatcagcTTGGCTGAAGCTGCCTAAGATATGATAACAGCTGTAAAAATATCATGAGCACGTGCAGACTAAATGTCAGAAGCTTCACATGTGATATCCACCTGCAGGAAGAGTTGTAGACCTAAAACCTTGTCAGATCAGAGCTGTCGGTGTCTGTACGCTcacttccctctgctctctcttgcAGGAAACTGGAGTGGGGAAGACTGTGAACTCTTTCAGGAAACATGAAGTAGCTGGAGAGATGGCAAAAAGCCTTGTGGCCAAGTGGAAGAAACTGGTTCCTCAGTCTGCAGACAGGTACCATTCTACATTACCTGTGTCTCAACATGCAAAAAGTAGCTGCAGGAGTGGAGTCTTATTCCTGCAGCGGTCATATACAATTTGCAGTTTAAGCACTGTTCACTTGTGACTCATTATCAGACTGGATACAGGCCTGTCAGTCAGGTTAAACAATGAATAAACACTACACATTCCTGCTGTACTCACTTTCTGAGTCACACTGCTCCACATGTTTAGCAGCGTTCCCCTCGTAGATGAGACAGAAAGCAGTCacgttaaaataaataaactctcCACCTCTTTTGAAGCCGTCTGTGATCCAGATATTACAGTATTTTGTAAGCGTCAGGAGCGACATGGTAAATTGTAGAGCTGACATGTTGTGCAGCCAGGCAGAGCTTgaacaaaaagatgttttttatgCTGGAAAGTTAGATTATTATTCGTATATAGAAGTTTTTCCagcccagatttttttttaacactgtccCCTCACAGCCAAAAAGATTTCTGATatctgataaataaatgtaattttgcaCCTTGTAAATGTCTTTTCTATCCTGTTAATCATGTCTCTGATCCATCTTTCTACATCTTGGGGGGTCATGACCTCCAGGTTAGGAGTGTTGGGATGTCCCGGAGAAGAATATATACTCAAATTGTTAGTACATAAAGGAGGCCAAGACAGCAACACTTTACATCCCCCTGTTTAGCAAAACTactgacaaatactgtacaataaTAAACACCTACGATGCCCTTGCAGCTGTTTACAACTACatactgctgcttttaaatgtttaattaggGGAAAGTGTTAATTTAAAGTCCTTTATCTGACTGCTAATTAATTATTGATACATTAATCAGCGAGAAGTGTTTTAAGAGCAACTGAACACTCTCTGAAAAccttctgtttccttttctcctgGTGGTTTAATTCCTCATCTCAGCTGTGTTAATGCACAGGTGTACTCCAggactctgtgacatcacaggtTTTGGTTACAGGTGAAGCGAAGTGCACACACCCATCAGTAGAGCTGGTTGTGTTCACAGGTGAAACGGTCAACCAGAGAGAACAGGAAAACACCAGATGACTCTGCAAAGTAACTTGTACCTGTGGACAGTAGTTGAGTAAATGTAGTAACTTTCTGACTGCCATCTTCACTCAGACCCAACAGCCACGCCAAAGAGGCCCCtcggtcacacacacactctcgaGGCCCAGAGGCGGGAGGAGGAGGCCACAGACGCATCCGGGAGTCCTCCCCCGTGGAGGAGCCCTCCtacgaggaagaggaggaggaggaagaggaggagagaggctaCCACACCAACTACTCGCCCTCGCCTCCTCGACAGGAGCAGTACAGCCCTCCGCAGCGAGGAGGCTACCAGTCAGACGAGTACGGAAGTCCAGAGCCCGAGCCCGAGCCGAGCCTGAACCCGAGCctagtcctcctcctcctcctccacgcAAAGAAGTCCGCCACGCGAAACCAAACAAGGAGCCCAGCAagaaccaccaccaccacagtgaCCGAAACAGGGACAGGGAGGAGGAACGACGGCAAcgccacacacagacaagtaGCGatcgaggaggaggaggaggaggaggtgaaggaaagaaacgtggtgcagacagagagaggcagcagagtcCAGTACAGAAACCTGccaaacacagcaaaaagtCCACCACACACGAGAgcaagagggaggagaagaggaaaggaggagatgaTGGTGAGTGTTTATGTACGTCTTTAAACCAGTATCATGGTCGTACTGGTCCAGTTTTGCCATTTTACCATTTAGAGCAACTTCCTGTCTACTTTTATCAGTCTCTGAATATTTTAATCTACTTACCGAATGCTGGAAGACTTTCCCTTGGATTATAGGTGGAAGTCCTGACCTAACTTTTGTTAGCTCTTTAGCAGCAGGTTAGCCAGTTCAGTACAAACTCAAACTCAAGCTTTGCAGCCAGAAATTGTTCAAGCTCACCGAACTTTATCTCAAAttgtagtgtgtgtagtgttgtAGTGGAGATCCCAGAGTTTCCAAAGATACCATGCACAGACAGGTGACAGATTAGAGGAAAAACCATCATGAAGGAGCCTCCAGAGTCTCTGGACTCTGCTGGAGGGACTGAACACCACTCCTCCTAAAGATATTctctcatttggtgttttgatgatggtggtggagagtgctGTCTGTGAAGACCATaacatatgattcacatcattttcatattcatcaaaccattcagtgacgCCTCATGCCCTTTATCTTTAATATCCCACCTTGTTTATTTATCTGGTTTAATTTTGGAGAATTGTAAATGAAAATTATATAGAAGGTTATTAAGAATATTTCCTTTTGATGGAGAGGTGCAGCCATAAGAACACTGGCTTTTGCATTTGAATATTACACAGTAAACATACTAACTCTGCTGATGTAGTGTAGAATAAGAGGATTTTAACAACCTTAAAGGGGAGCACCACCAATTTAACACATCACATTCAAGAGCCTAAACATAAATGTTGCTTCAAATGTACAAAACCTTACATCCAAACAAGAATTTGTCCCTGTTGAACTGTAAATGTCGTGGTGTAATTACACCACAGCCtacaacaaaaaaggaagatGATGCAATTACATTAAGTttgccagtgtgtttgtgtttagaaaGCAGAGACCTGTCAAATACAGAAACAACTGTGAATACTTTGCACTTGTTTGcacctcagagcagcagctttaGTTTCATTATTGCATTTTATCAAGTTAATTTAACAGAAACCAAAATGATGATTGTGTGGTTGTGAGATAATTAGTTTGTGCAGCTTTGTGCACCAgaaacatttatgtttttatcagcCTGGATCAGaaactgtggctgcagcagagagagacatcCTGTTCCAGTAAATAAGAGATTCTGTAGGTTCAGTGTGTTCGGTAACTGTGACGACAGGAAATGACAAACTGTTACttaagagaaaatacaaaactgttTCCTCAACAACACGGAGCTGCTGCTCTTTCCTGAGAAAAGTGGACGCACTTCCTTCATCTGTTGTGGGCGGTTtgacacaaaactgaaacacagctgttgattaattaatcaccaacaaaaacatttcaaaccaGTTCCTGCTTCTTAAATTTGaagcttttctgttttgtcacaTATATGATCAACTCAAAATCTTTGAGGTTTGTTTGTGAGGGGAATCAGACAAATTGAAGGTGTCACTCTAGACTCTGAATTGATTCATCATTTAATCAACATTCTGTAgttgcagtttatttttaaatgtatgatgataaatgatacgttgtttgttgtttgtaatgGTAAACGTAACTCTTTGATGTCCTGCCTgaataaaacaatttatttgaatattttatcacAGTTTTTTGGATTTTATAGACAGATATATATTATTTGATTGAAGAGAATAATAAGCAGAttagctgaaaatgaaaatgctcaTTAATCGCAGCAAGTTTATgatatttacagaaaaaaagacaaatccagtaatcaagaaaataattagcagtttAATTCTGAAAATCATCGTTAGTTGAAGCCACCAAAAAGCTGTTAAAGCTCCATCTGAAAAGCTTCAATCCATCTGGGAAGCCTCTAATCAGTCTGAAATGCATCTTCTAActtttctgtttatctctgttTCCAGGGCGACCACGAGCACCAAAGGACTCTCCACCtaaggaggaggatgaggagttCGAGGCTCCCACCATGTCCTTCGAGTCCTTCCTCACGTACGACGCCCCAACGTCtatcaagaagaagaagaagccatCGTCGTCGTCACACAGTCGGCCGTCTCACTCATCCTCTTCCACGTCGTCTTCCCATCACCACACACGCACCCCTGCGCCGCCTGcgacctcttcctcctcctcttcctccaaagTGAGTAAGGCGAACGGCACTCAGAGCAGCAAGAGGCCACATTCAAGCTCCAGCTCAGCTGCTGCACCGGAAAAACGCAAGAGGGTGAGAACAAACAACTGAACAAACTTAACACAAACGTTCACGAGAAGATCATTTTTCACATCATTCTTCTATTagtcttgattttttttcaactgtaaGAGTAACTACAGTGAGCAGCTTGACTAAATTATCCTCACTCAGGGTCCAGGCTTTTTCTGTAGCTTTCAACCACacctcacagtcttcatcagtggatttGCTCAGGCCTTCGCTTTAGATTTTTTCAGTATAATATTAGTGGAGCTGCAGCCAGCAGTTACTGTCATTATCAAAtaatctgctgtttgttttcctgatTAATAGTTTGGTTATATAAAATTGCCGTTGTAATTTCCCACTGCCCATTATCATGTACTCatgttgcttgttttattcaatCAACAGTTCAAACTGTAGATGTAATCAGTTTATCATCATATGTGACAAAGAGAAGCATCAGATCACTGAAGAAGCTGCAACCAGAGAATGCTTTATAAAGAGcaataaataatcaattattaaaattgctgcagattaattttctctttatcaactaattgatgattgattgttgcagctctacagATAAGTCctaatctgatctgatctgatctgagtcTTTAAGAACTTCGTTTAACCTTCAGTCTCTCTCCAGGAACCAAagctgtgcttttattttgtagagTTATGTTCGTTTCCTAGCAACAGTAGCTCACTTCACGGTCAAGGTAGTTCAGAGTCAAGCAGAAACCTTGTAGATTTCAAGAGCTGCATAAAGTTAAGAGACTCAAGCTTaacaaaacttttcttttctttcttctatgACTTATATAACAGCATCAGCAGGAGCAGTTGTCATTACCTTTAAAGGATAATTTGGAAAATACAATTAACAGCACCTCTGAAGTTAGATTGGCTGTTTGCctcctgttttgtcttttttcttttattgtttttggaggattttatgcctttattagaGAAATTCAGCAAAGGTACATCCAGTCTTTATGGAAAGCTAACAGCTTCAGATTCATATTGAACAAAACAGATATGTAAATACAATATCTCTTCATCCAACTCACTGCAACAAAGTCAGTAGGTGTAGTtaacaaaatgttgaactgtacCTTTAACTCGCTGTGTAGTTTGACTGCTTTTCTCCACCacatttcttttacttttgtctgcatttgtcttatttttttataaaacacTTAATTTGAAAAGTCATTTGCACATCCTGTTTGTTGAGCTGTGTAGTGTATTGTCGTGTGCAGGTGGTTGAGGCCGTTCCAACGCTTCCTGAAATCCCTCTGCCAGCAATTCAACCCAACTACAGACCTCTACCCTCCATTGACGTCACGCC from Lates calcarifer isolate ASB-BC8 linkage group LG3, TLL_Latcal_v3, whole genome shotgun sequence harbors:
- the eloa gene encoding LOW QUALITY PROTEIN: elongin-A (The sequence of the model RefSeq protein was modified relative to this genomic sequence to represent the inferred CDS: inserted 1 base in 1 codon); translated protein: MAEELLETVDRLQSRLQENPEPRKLLKTLRRLGELPMTVDILVETGVGKTVNSFRKHEVAGEMAKSLVAKWKKLVPQSADRPNSHAKEAPRSHTHSRGPEAGGGGHRRIRESSPVEEPSYEEEEEEEEEERGYHTNYSPSPPRQEQYSPPQRGGYQSDEYGSPEPEPEXEPEPEPSPPPPPPRKEVRHAKPNKEPSKNHHHHSDRNRDREEERRQRHTQTSSDRGGGGGGGEGKKRGADRERQQSPVQKPAKHSKKSTTHESKREEKRKGGDDGRPRAPKDSPPKEEDEEFEAPTMSFESFLTYDAPTSIKKKKKPSSSSHSRPSHSSSSTSSSHHHTRTPAPPATSSSSSSSKVSKANGTQSSKRPHSSSSSAAAPEKRKRVVEAVPTLPEIPLPAIQPNYRPLPSIDVTPLSPQRRKVPVFNDEEDAGFTGKRFNSKMVVYSGSKTSYLPKMMTLYEQCIRVLQNNIDSIAEVGGVPFDILEPVLERCTPEQLYRIEQNNQCFTEDSDELWMRHCQRDFKRETPQEYESWREMYLRLHDEREERLRMLTQNITSAHANKPKGRQVKMAYVNSVAKPPRDVRRRQEKFGTTSGLSTAASNAAAAPIKIRPATTDYSGESSRSSSSSLSRSSAPGGVGGVGGGGGGGGGHAARDKPQVKKIAPMMAKTIKAFKNRFSRR